AGAAGGTTTCTATGTCCAAACCCAAACTCCAGCCTTTTCCACTTTCTGCTGAATATTTCAAACTCAAAACTGTGTCAGATTCATGAGGCTGAAGAATACAAGTGCAAACAAAGAGCTGAACTCTCTGTCCCCATAAAGGAAAGTATAAGGGTAGCCCCTGCAGTTATTTCTGTTTATTCATTCTATCAAGTGACTCAGTCCAATATTTATAAGCCAGAATTTGACCATAGAGGTAAAGCTCCTTTTggcttgtgtgtgtgttctcTCACCCTCTGACTTCATGACTCTAGCATTTCTGTCTGTACAGTGGCCCAAGTCCAGTGGGAAAGATGAAGAGCATCCCTATCTTGGTTTTGTCCAGTCTCGATGGGAAGTGGTGGAAGAGGGTTTATGTTCCTCAGGCTGGGAAGTGGCATGAATGCAGGTTTCCCATTTCCTGGACATGTGCACTAACATTTAAGCTATGTACCAGAGGCAGCACTCATTATAAccaacttttcttttaaagtgaCTCTGCATCAATTCTATATAAGGGTTTTGGGACTGCTTTAAGCTTACCTATTGGATTGGACCCTTCGGAGGATTTAGATATGCAATAATTAGTTTGTGAATCTCTTAATGACCTAAGGTTAAGGAGAATTCCTGACCTGCTTGGTTAAAACAAGACATAGGCATCTATATAGAAGGAAGTAGCTAAAATTGGGACATTCAGGAAAGCTTTCTGAACAAAATGTAGGTATTGTGGCATTACGGGTACTGATGTATTCAGTTAGGTAGATAAGGTTTTAtgaattgttttttttaagtaaattctGCCTAAATTGAAATTTAAGTCCCTTCCTGAATCTGGAGATTGGTGCTTTAATTTTGGTCTGTAAAACACTGTTCTTTGTCTTCTGTATTTGTCTAAACAGTATTGTTGTGTATTTGTTAAAGCTTTCATGTTTatgtaaatcttatttttttcaaaaaatattaaaaataataaagtagtAAAAAGTTTACCTCTTAGGCTGTATCTCTTTTTCATGAGGTTCATTGGTAATTGCAACTTTTCCACTAagattatgtttatttttacctGTTACACATTTCTGTCTAGAGATGAttgagtattttattttctaattatctAGATGTAATTTGTAAAACTAGGTATTCTTTGAGCATCGTGATTCATAGGAATCATTATATAATGTATCTTGAAGACATGGAGTCAAAAACACAATTTAAATAATGTTATCTATATAACATAATATTCCTGCATTTCTCACCTTCTCCTTCTCTAATTTTCCAATGCAGATAACAATACCCAGACCTTCAGTGGCATCCATGCAGTCTGCTTCTGAGAGCTTCCATTATGGCCACCAGCTAGAGAAAAGAGACCGGGATGCTCAGTCTATGGAACACACTGTGGAACTTTCCTCTCCAAAGGAAAATTTGCCAGGTTTGGTTGTGACAGAAGATGCACTTCCAGCTAGCAGACCAGACTTGGTACTTTGTATCAGCCAAGAGGTGCTTGAAAGGGACAGACATGTCAAAGAATGTGTCAAACTCCTGGACTGTGGCCAACAGAACCTACCTGAACCACATAGCAGgagacaggaagagaaagaacttGAAAATCTTCCCCTACAATCTGAGGAAGAAAGGCTTCCAGTGGTTTCTGAGGATGCCAATGAAATGCTAAGCAAAGAACAAAATTCTTTGCCAGGAAACTCAAAATCTGTGGAGGAAGAACCTCTAAGTAATACTGAAGCTGCTGAAGAATCAAAGCCAAGGCCTCTCTGCTTGGTGCCAAATCAAGATGAGCTTCTGAAGTCAATAGCACCTGAAACACCTGAATTTTCTCCCTCAAGACTTATCAATTCACATGGTAATAGACAGGCAAGCAAAAAGGCACCAGTTCAGGAGAATGGTTTTCATGATAATAAGGAAGAAGTCCATATCCAAGACTTGCAATGCCACCAGGTGGCCCTTACTACTTTTTTGCACCAGGaggacaaaaaagagaaaaatgctccCAGAAATGGAGAGTTATTCCACTGTATTTCAGAGAATGAGAATTTCCATCGATCTAAAAAGGACTTAGTTAAATCTCCTTTTGTGTTCAGGCAGAGCCGAATCCCAGTTTTAGCACAAGAGATAGACTCAACGTCAGAGTCCTCTTCTCCTGTTTCAGCAAAGGAAAAGCTTCTTCTAAAAAAGGCCCATCAGACAGACTTGGTCAGACTGCTTGTGGAAAAGAGACAGCTCAGATCTTTCCTTGGTGACCTCTCAAGTGCCTCCGACAAgtcactggaggaaaaaatggcTGCTGCTCCGGTACCATTTTCTGAGGATGATGTCTTATCCTCATTTTCTAGGTTAACACTGGACTCTCATTTCAGCAAGCAGATGGAAGATAGTTCTTTATCTCCAAGCAGCCCTCAGTCCAGAAAGAGCAAGATTCCAAGGCCAGTATCCTGGGCTACCGCTGATCAAGTCACCAGTTCGAGTTCAGCTCAGTTCTTTCCTCGGCCCCCACCAGGAAAACCGCCTACTAGGCCTGGGGTAGAAGCTAGGTAATACAGAGAAAACAATAGGTAGTGAGTTGAAAATGGATTTGAGCTAGACTGCAGTAAATATGCAGTAGGTAATCAtgtagatgttccatcccttgtaaactaatttttaaaaaacgTTGGGCTTGAATTCTCTGAGAAATCTTACTTTGTTTGGGGATGAGTGAGGAGAGGCTGTTACAGAAGAGCGCGCCTGCTTCACTTTATCAGAAAGTCACTTTatttaaacttctttaaaaaagtgGGGTCAGAATCAAAAACCCATAGAAATCAATAGTAGCTGTCATATCCAGCCCCTTTGAAAATTAaaccatttttgttttagaagtttTAGGTATTTGGGTTTGGATATTTCAGTCATCAGCATTGAGTTAATTACATATGTTCACATCATGGCTAAGTAAAAACAGCTAATTACTGAAGGGCAGAGTGAACTCTAGAAGCCCTCCTTTACCAGTTCTGTATATAGACAACCATGATCTAGTTTCTTCAGTGCCTTGATTAGCAGGAATTATCAGGAAAAGGAGAGTTTTGATATAATCAGTAGTGAAAAATCTTCTGAAGGAAGTTGTGGTGGGCCTTGTCATCCTTTAATTGTATATACAATGTACAGATGGTGTACAGGAATGGTTGTACCCCTCCAAAACAGAGGTGAAAAGCACTGCACTTCAATGTACTCATTCCAGTACCATCaggaaaattcagttttcttgtgAACGCTTAGACTGTTTTTATGACTGAGTTTATGCAAATAGAAATACTGTGTTGATGTGAACTACAGGCAGGCTAAAATCTAAATCCAAACACCTCTATTTTGTAGGAATATTCAGATACAGATGTCTGATGCAGTGTTTCTATATGAACTTTTGTAAATAGATGGGGacagaaataatcttttttcatttcttcttaagGTTACGCAGATACAGAGTCCTAGGGAGTAGCAGCTCGGACTCGGATCTTATCTCTCGTCTGGCTCAAATCCTACAGAATGGATCTCAAAGACCGAGGAGTTCTACTCAGTGTAAGAGCCCAGGATCTCCACATAGTCCAAAAACACCACCCAAAAGCCCTGTCATCCCCCGAcgcagtcccagtgcctccccGAGGAGCTCTTCTTTACCCCGTACTGCCAGTTCTTCTCCATCTCGACCTGGGAGACCCCATCACGATCAGAGGAGTTCATCCCCGCATCTTGGGAGGAGTAAGTCACCTCCTAGCCATTCAGGCTCCTCATCTTCTAGGAGATCTTGCCAACAAGAGCATTGCTGCAGCAAACCGAGCAAGAATGGTCTGAAAGGATCTGGCAGTTCCTTCCACCATTCCCCAAACACAAAAACTCCCATGGGAAAGAGTAAATCAGCCAGTAAGCTTAGCAGATAGGAACTGGGCCTTGAC
This window of the Dromaius novaehollandiae isolate bDroNov1 chromosome 5, bDroNov1.hap1, whole genome shotgun sequence genome carries:
- the TTBK2 gene encoding tau-tubulin kinase 2 isoform X4, encoding MGRHDDLWSLFYMLVEFVVGQLPWRKIKDKEQVGSIKERYEHRLMLKHLPQEFNIFLDHISNLDYFTKPDYQLLMSVFDNSMKTFGVIESDPFDWEKSGTDGSLTTTTTSTTPQLHTRLTPAAIGIANATPIPGDLLRENTDEVFPDEQLSDGENGVLVGVSPEKLPGSPGHQRPQEKDVWEEMDANRNKIKLGICKAATEEENSHGPVNGMLNAPSLGSPIRVRSETTQLDRDVPLVRKLRSIHSFELEKRLTLESKPDTDKFLETCLEKMQKDLNAAAETAVAAVPPPSQKIPVPAPATARTDHVWHYDEEYLPNASKPVSASSPEQVDGGVSNGFVAVNLSSCRQEVDSKEWVIIDKERDLQDFRTNEALRHKMTGSPSDEEPEVLQVLEESPPEEQPRQGGRTGSSVHTKNQTSGVELVLAMECHPAASSQLTDKLELLAGAAGQLLAATPTSPMEAQAEGALTPLNSSHMLHFSTPRISSPILRTMSPIAYLSIHSDPLKEAGLPRSQSAESHSSSSRSTGRRQLPVIPCGNKFPPVIRISKAQLQQITIPRPSVASMQSASESFHYGHQLEKRDRDAQSMEHTVELSSPKENLPGLVVTEDALPASRPDLVLCISQEVLERDRHVKECVKLLDCGQQNLPEPHSRRQEEKELENLPLQSEEERLPVVSEDANEMLSKEQNSLPGNSKSVEEEPLSNTEAAEESKPRPLCLVPNQDELLKSIAPETPEFSPSRLINSHGNRQASKKAPVQENGFHDNKEEVHIQDLQCHQVALTTFLHQEDKKEKNAPRNGELFHCISENENFHRSKKDLVKSPFVFRQSRIPVLAQEIDSTSESSSPVSAKEKLLLKKAHQTDLVRLLVEKRQLRSFLGDLSSASDKSLEEKMAAAPVPFSEDDVLSSFSRLTLDSHFSKQMEDSSLSPSSPQSRKSKIPRPVSWATADQVTSSSSAQFFPRPPPGKPPTRPGVEARLRRYRVLGSSSSDSDLISRLAQILQNGSQRPRSSTQCKSPGSPHSPKTPPKSPVIPRRSPSASPRSSSLPRTASSSPSRPGRPHHDQRSSSPHLGRSKSPPSHSGSSSSRRSCQQEHCCSKPSKNGLKGSGSSFHHSPNTKTPMGKSKSASKLSR